A genomic region of Xiphophorus couchianus chromosome 18, X_couchianus-1.0, whole genome shotgun sequence contains the following coding sequences:
- the atg16l2 gene encoding ATG16 autophagy related 16-like 2 isoform X1 has protein sequence MDPGGASRRSSRSAETWRGHIIQQLKHRDRIQSAMFQDLIRFYTGLLEKTSMTKRLLSRPPAEACARSSLQQLKKTTGELAYKVLELQQQIKIKEHVQQELQTRLQKEGGRLAESSEAKRALRDEVEQVRQKNKTLKAAYDALLQRQREAESKLREEKEKEERVLEDMMHQKKQAAARMNHRNERRSRARQATMEKQLQTAARSKVIVKSSSSAPTSRSTSLKPEDQDKSGGRGATRLFRSASASSPRFFSSIREMFDRKRRGHSVHSLEEDLLFPVGICLSARVPVRPLQVLEAHEQGINAVRFSFGSDLLATGGTDRVIKLWDVRAGSLTHRATLDGSTEGITCVEFDHMGRRILAASHNKSALLWRLDDSAPKVTLTGHSRKVTAARFTCVPHQVVTGSTDRTVRLWDLNIAACVQQGEVASFCSDLVCSDSSIISGHFDCKIRVWDSRTVSCVQELPSQGRVTSLDLSSDRRQLLSCCRDDCLQLLDLRWTNDRMCFRADGFKCGGDSTKAVISPDGCYLAAGSADGAVYIWNVSTGGLETRLPDRHSSSVTAVSWSLSGEHFVSVDRSRRAVLWSDI, from the exons ATGGATCCTGGTGGGGCGTCGCGGCGAAGCAGCCGGTCCGCGGAGACCTGGAGGGGGCACATCATCCAGCAGCTGAAGCACCGGGACCGGATCCAGAGCGCCATGTTCCAGGACCTGATCCGGTTCT ACACTGGGCTGCTGGAGAAAACCAGTATGACCAAAAGGCTCCTCAGCAG ACCTCCCGCTGAGGCCTGCGCCCGTTCCTCTCTGCAGCAactgaagaagacgacaggcgAG CTGGCCTACAAGGtgttggagctgcagcagcagattaaaATCAAAGAGCATGTCCAGCAGGAACTACAAACCAG ACTACAGAAGGAGGGCGGTCGGCTAGCAGAGTCGTCCGAAGCTAAACGGGCTCTGAGGGATGAGGTGGAGCAGGTCAGACAGAAGAACAAGACGCTGAAGGCGGCGTATGATGCGCTGCTGCAGCGTCAGAGGGAGGCGGAGTCCAAACTCAgggaagagaaggagaaagaggagcGCGTCCTGGAGGACATGATGCATCAGAAGAAGCAGGCCGCCGCCCGCATGAACCACCGCAACGAACGCCGCTCCAG AGCTCGACAGGCAACcatggagaagcagctgcagacagctgccaggtcaaaggtcatcgtCAAGAG TTCGTCCAGCGCTCCGACTTCCAGGTCCACGTCTCTGAAGCCGGAGGATCAGGACAAGTCCGGCGGCCGAGGAGCGACTCGCCTCTTCAG GTCGGCGTCGGCCTCCTCGCCGAGGTTCTTCTCCTCCATCAGAGAGATGTTTGA CAGGAAGAGAAGGGGTCACTCGGTCCACAGCCTGGAGGAGGATCTGCTGTTTCCCGTCGGAATCTGTTTATCAGCCAGAGTTCCTGTCAGACCGCTGCAAGTCCTG GAAGCCCATGAGCAAGGCATCAACGCGGTGCGGTTCAGCTTCGGCTCAGACCTGCTGGCCACCGGCGGGACAGACCGGGTCATCAAGCTGTGGGACGTCCGGGCAG GCTCGCTGACCCACAGAGCCACGCTGGACGGCAGCACGGAGGGAATCACCTGCGTGGAGTTCGACCACATG GGCCGCAGGATCCTGGCGGCGTCGCACAACAAGTCCGCCCTGCTGTGGCGCCTGGATGACTCCGCCCCCAAG GTGACTCTGACGGGTCACAGCAGGAAGGTGACGGCGGCCAGGTTCACCTGCGTCCCCCACCAGGTGGTGACAGGAAGCACCGACCGGACCGTCCGGCTCTGGGACCTGAACATAGCCGCCT GTGTCCAGCAGGGGGAGGTGGCGTCGTTCTGCAGCGACTTGGTCTGTTCTGACAGCAGCATCATCAGCGGACATTTTGACTGCAAGATCAGAGTCTGGGACAGCAg GACGGTGAGCTGCGTTCAGGAGCTTCCCTCTCAGGGCAGAGTCACCTCTCTGGACCTGAGCTCCGACCGGCGCCAGCTGCTCAGCTGTTGCCGTGACGACTGCCTCCAGCTACTGGACCTGCGCTGGACCAACGACCGGATGTGCTTTAG agcCGACGGCTTCAAATGCGGCGGCGACAGCACCAAGGCGGTCATCAG CCCAGACGGATGCTACCTGGCGGCCGGGTCCGCTGACGGAGCCGTTTACATCTGGAACGTCTCCACCGGGGGCCTGGAGACCCGCCTCCCCGACCGGCACAG CTCGTCCGTCACCGCCGTGTCCTGGTCTCTCTCCGGAGAACACTTCGTCAGCGTGGACAGGAGCCGGCGGGCCGTCCTCTGGAGTGACATCTGA
- the atg16l2 gene encoding ATG16 autophagy related 16-like 2 isoform X2: protein MDPGGASRRSSRSAETWRGHIIQQLKHRDRIQSAMFQDLIRFYTGLLEKTSMTKRLLSRPPAEACARSSLQQLKKTTGELAYKVLELQQQIKIKEHVQQELQTRLQKEGGRLAESSEAKRALRDEVEQVRQKNKTLKAAYDALLQRQREAESKLREEKEKEERVLEDMMHQKKQAAARMNHRNERRSRARQATMEKQLQTAARSKVIVKSSSSAPTSRSTSLKPEDQDKSGGRGATRLFRSASASSPRFFSSIREMFEKRRGHSVHSLEEDLLFPVGICLSARVPVRPLQVLEAHEQGINAVRFSFGSDLLATGGTDRVIKLWDVRAGSLTHRATLDGSTEGITCVEFDHMGRRILAASHNKSALLWRLDDSAPKVTLTGHSRKVTAARFTCVPHQVVTGSTDRTVRLWDLNIAACVQQGEVASFCSDLVCSDSSIISGHFDCKIRVWDSRTVSCVQELPSQGRVTSLDLSSDRRQLLSCCRDDCLQLLDLRWTNDRMCFRADGFKCGGDSTKAVISPDGCYLAAGSADGAVYIWNVSTGGLETRLPDRHSSSVTAVSWSLSGEHFVSVDRSRRAVLWSDI from the exons ATGGATCCTGGTGGGGCGTCGCGGCGAAGCAGCCGGTCCGCGGAGACCTGGAGGGGGCACATCATCCAGCAGCTGAAGCACCGGGACCGGATCCAGAGCGCCATGTTCCAGGACCTGATCCGGTTCT ACACTGGGCTGCTGGAGAAAACCAGTATGACCAAAAGGCTCCTCAGCAG ACCTCCCGCTGAGGCCTGCGCCCGTTCCTCTCTGCAGCAactgaagaagacgacaggcgAG CTGGCCTACAAGGtgttggagctgcagcagcagattaaaATCAAAGAGCATGTCCAGCAGGAACTACAAACCAG ACTACAGAAGGAGGGCGGTCGGCTAGCAGAGTCGTCCGAAGCTAAACGGGCTCTGAGGGATGAGGTGGAGCAGGTCAGACAGAAGAACAAGACGCTGAAGGCGGCGTATGATGCGCTGCTGCAGCGTCAGAGGGAGGCGGAGTCCAAACTCAgggaagagaaggagaaagaggagcGCGTCCTGGAGGACATGATGCATCAGAAGAAGCAGGCCGCCGCCCGCATGAACCACCGCAACGAACGCCGCTCCAG AGCTCGACAGGCAACcatggagaagcagctgcagacagctgccaggtcaaaggtcatcgtCAAGAG TTCGTCCAGCGCTCCGACTTCCAGGTCCACGTCTCTGAAGCCGGAGGATCAGGACAAGTCCGGCGGCCGAGGAGCGACTCGCCTCTTCAG GTCGGCGTCGGCCTCCTCGCCGAGGTTCTTCTCCTCCATCAGAGAGATGTTTGA GAAGAGAAGGGGTCACTCGGTCCACAGCCTGGAGGAGGATCTGCTGTTTCCCGTCGGAATCTGTTTATCAGCCAGAGTTCCTGTCAGACCGCTGCAAGTCCTG GAAGCCCATGAGCAAGGCATCAACGCGGTGCGGTTCAGCTTCGGCTCAGACCTGCTGGCCACCGGCGGGACAGACCGGGTCATCAAGCTGTGGGACGTCCGGGCAG GCTCGCTGACCCACAGAGCCACGCTGGACGGCAGCACGGAGGGAATCACCTGCGTGGAGTTCGACCACATG GGCCGCAGGATCCTGGCGGCGTCGCACAACAAGTCCGCCCTGCTGTGGCGCCTGGATGACTCCGCCCCCAAG GTGACTCTGACGGGTCACAGCAGGAAGGTGACGGCGGCCAGGTTCACCTGCGTCCCCCACCAGGTGGTGACAGGAAGCACCGACCGGACCGTCCGGCTCTGGGACCTGAACATAGCCGCCT GTGTCCAGCAGGGGGAGGTGGCGTCGTTCTGCAGCGACTTGGTCTGTTCTGACAGCAGCATCATCAGCGGACATTTTGACTGCAAGATCAGAGTCTGGGACAGCAg GACGGTGAGCTGCGTTCAGGAGCTTCCCTCTCAGGGCAGAGTCACCTCTCTGGACCTGAGCTCCGACCGGCGCCAGCTGCTCAGCTGTTGCCGTGACGACTGCCTCCAGCTACTGGACCTGCGCTGGACCAACGACCGGATGTGCTTTAG agcCGACGGCTTCAAATGCGGCGGCGACAGCACCAAGGCGGTCATCAG CCCAGACGGATGCTACCTGGCGGCCGGGTCCGCTGACGGAGCCGTTTACATCTGGAACGTCTCCACCGGGGGCCTGGAGACCCGCCTCCCCGACCGGCACAG CTCGTCCGTCACCGCCGTGTCCTGGTCTCTCTCCGGAGAACACTTCGTCAGCGTGGACAGGAGCCGGCGGGCCGTCCTCTGGAGTGACATCTGA